A single window of Zea mays cultivar B73 chromosome 10, Zm-B73-REFERENCE-NAM-5.0, whole genome shotgun sequence DNA harbors:
- the LOC100273549 gene encoding Fatty acid amide hydrolase: MGLFSSPAKVYKPAADVDLGPGSDELYISPNVKAPRVAGLLVKIFVWILEMPIVGQIVLYILKKDNLINKLVSDADIPEPPLFTASHSWEDTPEQSVRLTKPDLSAAERVQEAVGCLPARLEAALAADARGIRRWTVRDFSDAYRSGEVTPVQVAARFLAAVRESSGPGVSNMAFFISCDPDDVMRQAEESTLRYQRGAPLSALDGVLVGVKDEIDCLPYPTTGGTRWLGAARRCEADAACVAQLRACGAVLAGKANMHELGAGTSGINPHHGSTRNPYNASTIAGGSSSGSAAIVCAGLCPVALGVDGGGSVRMPAALCGVVGFKPTAGRLSNAGVLPLNWTVGMPGILAGTVEDALIAYSAIVDQSQPSYLRPELNLPQLGSTLSIGNIKLARYGKWFNDSAEDIRSCCDKALQALRANYGWQTVDVTIPEVEEMRLAHYVTIGSECTTSLAKYLDKLKRSEIGWDARVALSVYGSFSSRAYLNAQRLRNRQMYFHKQIFKAADVIVSPMTGVTAYPLQDDALSTGELDYINGAALVRYSIAGNFLGLPAITVTVGYDRGGLPIGLQFIGRPWAEATLLHVAFATQQACAKGYKKPPVFYDLLGKQQD; the protein is encoded by the exons atgGGCCTGTTCAGCTCGCCGGCCAAGGTGTACAAGCcggccgccgacgtggacctcgGCCCAGGCAGCGACGAGCTCTACATCAGCCCCAATGTCAAAG CTCCTCGGGTCGCCGGGCTCCTGGTGAAGATCTTCGTGTGGATCCTGGAGATGCCCATCGTCGGGCAGATCGTGCTCTACATCCTGAAGAAGGACAACCTCATCAACAAG CTGGTGTCCGACGCCGACATCCCGGAGCCGCCGCTGTTCACGGCATCGCACAGCTGGGAAG ACACCCCGGAGCAGAGCGTGCGGCTGACCAAGCCCGACCTGTCGGCGGCGGAGCGGGTCCAGGAGGCCGTGGGCTGCCTCCCGGCGCGGCTGGAGGCCGCGCTGGCCGCCGACGCGCGCGGCATCAGGcgctggaccgtccgcgacttCTCCGACGCGTACAGGTCCGGCGAGGTGACGCCTGTCCAGGTGGCGGCGAGGTTCCTCGCGGCGGTGAGGGAGAGCTCGGGCCCTGGCGTGAGCAATATGGCCTTCTTCATCAGCTGCGACCCCGACGACGTCATGAGGCAGGCCGAGGAATCCACCCTCAGGTACCAGAGAG GGGCGCCGCTGTCCGCGCTGGACGGCGTGCTGGTGGGCGTGAAGGACGAGATCGACTGCCTGCCGTACCCGACCACGGGCGGGACGCGGTGGCTGGGCGCGGCGCGGCGCTGCGAGGCCGACGCCGCGTGCGTCGCGCAGCTGCGCGCCTGCGGGGCCGTCCTCGCCGGCAAGGCCAACATGCACGAGCTCGGCGCCGGCACCAGCGGCATCAACCCGCACCATGG GTCGACGAGGAACCCGTACAACGCCAGCACGATCGCCGGGGGCTCCTCCAGCGGCTCCGCCGCCATCGTGTGCGCCGGCCTCTGCCCCGTCGCGCTCGGCGTCGACGGAGGCG GCTCCGTCCGGATGCCGGCGGCGCTGTGCGGCGTCGTCGGGTTCAAGCCCACCGCCGGGCGCCTCTCCAACGCCGGCGTCCTCCCGCTCAACTGGACGGTCGGGATGCCGGGGATCCtggcggggacggtcgaggacgcGCTCATCGC CTACTCGGCGATCGTCGACCAGTCCCAGCCGTCCTACTTGCGG CCGGAACTGAATCTTCCTCAGCTCGGCTCCACACTCTCCATCGGCAACATCAAGCTCGCCAGATACGGAAAG tgGTTCAATGACAGCGCCGAGGACATCAGGAGCTGCTGCGACAAGGCGCTGCAGGCGCTGCGCGCGAACTACGGCTGGCAG ACCGTGGACGTGACCATCCCGGAGGTGGAGGAGATGCGGCTGGCGCACTACGTCACCATCGGCTCCGAGTGCACGACGTCGCTCGCCAAGTACCTCGACAAGCT CAAGAGGTCCGAGATCGGCTGGGACGCGAGGGTGGCGCTCAGCGTCTACGGCTCCTTCAGCAGCAGGGCGTACCTGAACGCGCAGCGGCTCCG GAACCGCCAGATGTACTTCCACAAGCAGATCTTCAAGGCCGCGGACGTCATCGTCTCGCCGATGACcgg TGTGACTGCGTACCCGCTGCAAGACGACGCGCTCAGCACCGGGGAGCTCGACTACATAAACGGAG CCGCGCTGGTCCGGTACTCCATAGCCGGCAACTTCCTCGGCCTGCCGGCCATCACCGTCACGGTCGGCTACGACAGGGGCGGCCTCCCCATCGGCCTCCAGTTCATCGGCAGGCCGTGGGCCGAGGCCACCCTCCTCCACGTGGCCTTCGCCACGCAGCAGGCGTGCGCCAAGGGGTACAAGAAGCCGCCGGTGTTCTACGACCTCCTCGGCAAGCAACAGGACTGA
- the LOC109943164 gene encoding filament-like plant protein 1 → MVMDRAGWLWRRKSSDKSPGGSDSSLSVSSHSEQCSDDQGQYQSPEAFSRSKYDYSQETGVARSLNGKLAAGVNMNNFNPEHGQSFEQHISSNVGDEEIKETLESLNYKLSAALSTIRAKEDLVKQHAKVTEEAVAGWEQAEAEVTTLKGLLEASCRKNASLQDQVSHMDEALKECVRQLRLAREEQEDKVREVVSNSLVPQSENPELQNHIAELKKRLEMTRLEASSSMILQHDLHERLRAIERENLDLKAKHQAIEKENIDLKAKLLVQSKDLKILMLERDLSNQVAETASKQHLESVKKIARVEAECRRLQHLTRKTTLINNSRSTQNNCCMESLTDSQSDHGEHMVGVDNDLQNSDSWALALIAELDQFKNGKDGSRNIVNNPVEIDIMDDFLEMERLAALPESDGTSSNFEMETDSDKAVTRNSSLKVKNEELQNKVANLQEKFEAIACEKRELELALVEVRDQLEISCDALVVAKNRLVEMQMQLDSANDSKLSALDDVERLDSERKALELQLESKSVEVEELLIAVASLEENAEQKELESQLELMSAQATELRLTVASLEERIQAERDLSVQQKQNAEAMLNAKEELEAQLCSANTEMGKLRDIIKALENEVKKERALCEELTAQLQIKVEAAVNAVKESLEAQLCSANTEAGKLRDVVKALQDEVEKEKALREELAANLEVKTRAARTAEVVKESLEAQLSSAHAEMHKLEEITKQLQNEVEKEKEFSAQLEMKIEVERARSIESAKESLEEQLLLVNSEAAKLHDMVSALEHDVEKEKFFSAELQMQLEALEVVKKVLESEAESAHQDAKILKQKVESLEAKLEEQMSSADEFTETLQSERMVIEHKLKTADGEILKLTNKVSLLHREIEQERLLSEEYEQKCQKLEAQMSRDSRDAKLWRLANSNGDLKVKKEKELANAAGKLAECQKTIASLDRQIKSLTDLDSVVLEPERLESSRDMPLPLDFRNGDAEFAMFADDLYDFDLPNNDTSFFSPPPSSIQPSSPPSEMSVFAGGLSTLSSYRSKRAIRR, encoded by the exons ATGGTTATGGATCGCGCGGGTTGGCTCTGGAGGCGCAAGTCATCGGACAAGAGCCCCGGGGGCAGTGACAGCTCTCTGTCCGTGTCGTCACATTCCGAGCAGTGCTCTGATGATCAG GGTCAATATCAATCCCCTGAAGCCTTTTCAAGAAGTAAGTATGATTACAGCCAAGAAACTGGAGTAGCAAGATCCTTGAATGGCAAGCTAGCAGCAGGGGTCAATATGAACAATTTTAATCCAGAGCATGGTCAATCATTTGAACAACATATATCCTCCAATGTTGGAGATGAAGAGATCAAGGAGACCTTGGAGAGTTTGAACTACAAACTTTCTGCTGCACTTTCGACCATCAGAGCAAAAGAAGACTTGGTGAAGCAGCATGCTAAAGTCACAGAAGAGGCTGTTGCAG GTTGggaacaagctgaagctgaagttaCTACTCTGAAGGGGCTACTTGAAGCTTCTTGTCGGAAGAATGCTTCTCTCCAGGATCAAGTCAGCCACATGGATGAGGCCCTCAAGGAATGCGTCAGGCAACTGCGGCTGGCAAGGGAAGAACAAGAGGACAAAGTCCGTGAAGTCGTTTCGAATTCTCTGGTCCCGCAGTCTGAAAACCCTGAGCTCCAAAACCATATCGCAGAGCTAAAAAAGCGGCTGGAAATGACCAGATTAGAAGCGTCATCTTCCATGATATTACAGCATGATCTACATGAAAGGCTTCGGGCGATTGAGAGAGAGAACTTGGACCTTAAGGCCAAACATCAGGCAATTGAGAAAGAGAATATAGATCTCAAGGCCAAACTGCTTGTACAGTCCAAGGACCTGAAGATACTGATGTTGGAAAGAGATCTGAGCAATCAAGTAGCAGAGACAGCAAGTAAACAACACTTGGAAAGTGTTAAAAAGATTGCCAGGGTTGAGGCAGAATGCCGCAGGCTACAGCATCTAACGCGGAAAACAACACTGATCAATAATTCTAGATCCACACAAAACAATTGCTGCATGGAATCACTGACTGACAGCCAGTCCGACCATGGGGAGCATATGGTGGGCGTTGATAACGATCTGCAAAATTCCGATTCATGGGCATTAGCTTTGATTGCTGAGCTTGATCAGTTCAAGAATGGCAAGGATGGTTCAAGAAATATTGTGAACAATCCTGTTGAGATTGACATAATGGATGATTTCCTTGAGATGGAAAGGTTAGCTGCATTGCCCGAATCAGATGGCACAAGCTCTAACTTTGAAATGGAAACAGATTCTGACAAAGCTGTCACAAGAAACAGCTCCTTGAAGGTCAAAAATGAAGAATTGCAAAACAAGGTCGCAAATTTGCAGGAAAAGTTTGAAGCAATTGCATGCGAGAAAAGGGAGCTTGAGCTGGCACTTGTGGAAGTTAGAGATCAGCTTGAGATTTCCTGCGATGCgctagtggtggcaaagaacaGGCTGGTTGAAATGCAGATGCAGTTGGACTCAGCAAATGATTCCAAACTTTCTGCTTTGGATGATGTGGAGCGTTTAGACTCTGAGAGGAAGGCTTTGGAATTGCAGCTGGAGTCCAAATCTGTAGAAGTCGAGGAGCTACTTATTGCTGTAGCTTCATTGGAGGAAAATGCAGAGCAGAAAGAGTTGGAGTCGCAGTTAGAACTGATGTCCGCACAAGCTACAGAACTTCGCCTGACTGTGGCATCACTGGAAGAGAGAATTCAGGCTGAGAGAGATCTTTCTGTGCAGCAGAAACAAAACGCAGAAGCCATGTTGAATGCTAAAGAAGAACTGGAAGCACAGCTGTGTTCAGCAAACACTGAAATGGGGAAACTGCGTGACATTATCAAAGCACTAGAGAATGAAGTCAAAAAGGAGAGAGCACTGTGTGAAGAATTAACAGCACAGTTACAGATAAAGGTTGAAGCAGCTGTCAATGCAGTTAAAGAATCATTGGAGGCACAGCTGTGTTCAGCAAATACTGAAGCAGGGAAGCTTAGAGATGTTGTTAAAGCACTCCAGGATGAGGTAGAAAAAGAGAAGGCATTACGTGAAGAGCTTGCAGCAAACCTAGAAGTGAAAACAAGAGCAGCAAGAACTGCTGAGGTTGTTAAAGAATCCTTGGAGGCACAGCTGTCTTCAGCACACGCTGAAATGCACAAACTGGAAGAGATCACAAAACAACTACAGAATGAGGTAGAAAAGGAGAAGGAATTCTCAGCACAGTTAGAGATGAAAATTGAAGTAGAGAGAGCTCGTTCTATTGAGTCTGCTAAAGAATCATTAGAGGAACAACTCCTGTTAGTGAACTCGGAAGCTGCAAAACTGCATGACATGGTGTCTGCGCTTGAGCACGATGTGGAAAAGGAGAAGTTTTTTTCTGCAGAGCTCCAGATGCAGCTAGAAGCTCTAGAGGTTGTCAAAAAGGTATTGGAGTCTGAGGCGGAGTCTGCACATCAGGATGCCAAAATTCTCAAGCAGAAGGTAGAGTCATTGGAAGCAAAACTCGAGGAGCAGATGTCATCAGCTGACGAATTCACTGAGACTTTGCAGTCAGAGAGGATGGTTATAGAGCATAAACTTAAAACAGCAGACGGGGAAATATTAAAACTTACAAACAAGGTGAGCTTGCTCCATAGGGAGATCGAGCAGGAGAGGTTGCTGTCAGAAGAGTATGAACAGAAATGCCAAAAGCTGGAAGCTCAGATGTCAAGAGATAGCCGTGACGCAAAGCTCTGGCGTCTTGCAAATTCGAATGGAGATCTGAAGGTTAAGAAG GAGAAGGAGCTCGCTAACGCAGCTGGGAAGCTCGCAGAATGCCAGAAGACAATTGCTTCTCTGGATCGTCAAATCAAATCACTGACAGATCTCGACAGTGTGGTGCTAGAGCCTGAAAGGCTTGAATCCAGCAGGGACATGCCACTGCCACTGGACTTCAGAAATGGCGATGCTGAATTTGCTATGTTTGCGGATGACTTGTACGACTTTGACCTTCCAAACAACGACACAAGCTTCTTTTCTCCACCCCCGTCGTCGATCCAGCCCTCGTCTCCACCCTCTGAGATGTCAGTATTTGCAGGGGGGCTCTCGACTCTTAGCAGTTACAGGAGCAAAAGAGCAATTAGAAGGTGA